CCTGCGGGCCTGGTGGAAATCCTCACTCGTCTGGATGTTCGGCCCGAGGAAGCGCTTTATGCCGGCGATGCCGACGCGGATGTGCTGGGTGGCGCCGAGGCCGGGGTGCGCACGGTGTTGATCTCGCACGGACGCAAAGCCGAGGCGTCGGTAGTTGCCCTTGCGTGGTGCAATGTGGATACGCCGGCCGAGGCTTATGCGCGTATCGAGAGTGAAATCAGCCCCGTAAAAGAATAAATTTCTGCTCATTGTCGCATTCACGTAAATTTAGCGTTGCTCAGAAAAAAGTGACAGGCATTCGTAATTCATAGGTTTCCCCGTCATTAAGTCAGTATCCAGCCCCACTTACACATGGCCAAAAAATCCGCCCCGACCCCCGCTCCGCTTACCTTCGATCTCCCGGTTTCGCTGATCGCGAAAATCGAAACTCACCGCAAGAAGCTCGGCTTCAAATCCACCAGCGAAGTTGTTCGTCTGGCTATCGGTGAGTTCAACCTCGACCGCTACGAGTCCGATGCTTCCGAGCACCGTCAGATCTCCGTGCGTCTCCCCGGCCCGACCAAGGTCGCCCTCGTGAAGGCCGCCAAGAAAAAGCGCGTGAGCGTCGGCGAACTCCTCCGCGTCGCCATCGAAGCGCTGCCCGCCAAGGCCACCGCCAAGAAGGGTAAGAAATAATCCGGGCGGAGCGCTTCGACGCTTCGCTCTCGTTTTCACAGGCAAGTTTCCGCCATGCGCGGGGCTTGCCTTTCTTGTGTCCACATTTTTTGTTCTAACGATCTATCCATGAGCCAAGCACCTGCTCCGCTTTCGTCCTGGGCCCTTAATGTTTCGCCTTCGCCGACCCTCGCGGTCGATGCCAAGGCCAAGGCACTCGCCGCCGCCGGCGAGGACGTCTGCGGGTTCGCCGCCGGCGAGCCCGATTTTGATACGCCCGAACACATCAAGGACGCGTGCATCGCCGCCTTGAAGTCCGGCAAGACCAAGTATGCGCCCACGCCCGGCATCGAGCCGTTGCGCCAGGCCTTGGCCGACAAGTATCTCGCCGACTACGGGCTGAAGTATGCCCCGTCGCAGTTCATCGTTTCCCCGGGTGGCAAGTTCTCCTGTTACCTCACGATCCTGGCGACCTGCTCGCCCGGTGACGAAGTCATCATTCCTGCGCCGTTCTGGGTGAGCTATCCGGAAATGGTAAAGCTCGCCGGTGCCGTGCCGAAGCTGGTCCTCGCCGACGATTCCACGGGCTTCAAGCTCACGCCTGCCCAGCTCGAGGCCGCGATCACGCCCAAGACCCGCCTGCTGATCATCAATTCCCCGTCCAATCCGACGGGCGCGGTTTATACCAAGCCGGAGTTGGAAGCGCTCACCGCCGTCGCGTTGAAGCACAATCTCTACATCATGTCGGACGAGATCTACGAGCATCTCACCTATGATGGCGCGAAGCACTACAGCCCTGCGACTTTCAGTAAGGAAGCGTTTGATCGCACGATCATCGTTTCCGGCTTTGCCAAGACCTACGCTATGACCGGCTGGCGTCTGGGCACCACCGTCGCACCTCCGCACATCGCCAAGGCCATCTCCGAGCTGCAAAGCCAGATGACCTCCAACGCCACGACTTTCGCCCAATACGGCGCCGTCGCCGCGCTGAAGGAAAAGGAAAAGACCGATGCCGCTTTGAAGACGATGCTGGTCGCCTTTGATCGCCGCCGTAAGTTCCTGCATTCCGAATTGAACAAGATTCCCGGCATCAAGTGTCTCCTGGCCGAAGGCGCGTTTTATCTCTTCCCGAACATCTCCAGCTTCGGCTTGAGCTCGGTGGATTTCTGCTCGCGTCTGCTCGAGGCCGAGAAGGTCGCGGCCGTCCCCGGCAGCGCGTTTGGCGCCGAGGGTTATCTGCGCCTCAGTTACGCCACCAGCGACGAAATCATCGCCAAGGGCGTCAGCCGTCTGGCGAAGTTCTGCGCTACGCTGAAGAAGTAACCGGCCAACTGTGCGAAACGGTTCGCGTGTTGTTGACCGCAGAGGCGTTCGTGCCTCTGCGGTTTTTTGTGTCCGGCTACCCGAGTTGTTTTAAATATCAAGCGTGCCGCCCGGAGGCACGGCGTTGACCGTGTGACCACGGCGGGCGGCCGCGAGCGCGAAGGCGGCTGCATCCTGTGCGATCGGCGGCCAAGTGTTGTAGTGAACAGGAATGGCCAGGCGGGGCTTGAGCAGATCCAGTGCGTCGAGCGCATCCTCGGGTCCCATGGTGAAGTTATCGCCGATGGGCACGATGGCGAGGTCTAGACCGCCCTTGGCGATGAGCTGCATATCGAGGAAGAGCGCGGTGTCGCCCGCGTGGTAAATCCGCCGCTCGTCGGCCTCGATAATGATGCCGCAGGCGGTGCCCATGTAGAGCGGGTTGAGGCCGGCGTTGATCGAAGAGGAATGATGCGCGATGGTGAGCTTTACGCGACCAAACGGGAACCGGAACGAACCGCCTGGATTCATACCGTGGGATTTTACGCCCTGCGCGCCGAAGTATTCGGCGATTTCGTAGTTGGCGATGAGGGTGGCGTTGTTGGCCTTGGCGACGGCGAGCGCGTCACCGGTGTGATCCTCGTGGCCGTGGGTGATCAATACATAGTCACAGCGCACGTCTTCGGCTTTCAGCGGAGCCTGCGGATTTTCGGTGAGAAACGGATCGATGATCAGGCGCGCGGACGAGGTCTCGATGAGGAAGCACGAATGGCCGTAGTAGGTGATTTTCATGGGGTGAGAGGCGGGAGTCTATCGCTTGGCGGGAAAGCGGTTCGCACGGGTGTAATCGGTATCCAGCCAAGGAGAACTAAACAGGAAATCTGCGGTGGCGGCATTCATGGCGCACGGGATGTTCCAGAGAACGGTGAGGCGCAGCAGTGCTTTGACATCCGGATCGTGAGGTTGGGCGGCCAGCGGATCCCAAAAGAAAATCAGCAAGTCGATCCGGCCCTCGGCGATGGCTGCGCCGATCTGTTGATCACCACCGATTGGTCCGCTCAGAAACTGGTGCACAGGCAGTCCGAGCGCATCGGCAATCAGTCCGCCGGTCGTGCCCGTGCCCGACAGTTCGTGCCGGGACAGCGCGTCACGATGAGCCCGCGCCCACGTGAGCAACGCTTCCTTCATGTGATCATGGGCGACCAAGGCGATGCGCTTGCGGGAGGGGAGGGCGACGAGAGTGTTGTCAGTGGAGGACATGGTGAACCGTTTGGGTATGCTTAGATGGTGGCTGTGGCGTTCGATTGGCAAGAAAGCGGGGCGTCACAAAAGCGGGTTTAAATGCCAGATGATTGCCGCTTTCAAAAAACTGTAAAAATGGTGGTGCGGCGCGGATGAGAATTACTAATGTCCAGATCGTCCCGGCATGTATCGTCCTTTCGCCACCTACTTTGATAGGCTCGCTTTCACCTATCGTGATCGGACTTATTTTTTTGGCGTGAAGGCCCGGCTGCTGGCGGGCTTCAGCATCCTTCTGCTGTTTTTGATCCCGCTGAATACGGCGAAGTTCATCATCGATCCACCCCCTTTCGTCGGCCTACGCGTCGTTTTTAATCTTTGCATGGGTGTGGCTGCGGTGATGTCCCTGCGATGGATACGCAAGGGACGCCCGGAGCTGGCGGGAAACTGCCTCGTGCTGGCCACGGTTCTGCCGGTGCATCTGATCTCGTTACTGGTCCCTGCTTACCAGCAGCCACTATCGGCGGCTATTTTGATGTTTCTGTTTGGGGTGGTGTTCATGCTGCTCTCCTTGGTTTTTGCCACGCGCATGGTCGCGCTCGGGATCTTGGTGATCACGGTATCGAGTCAGGTCTCGTTTCATTTCACCCAGCTGCAATTAGACACCATCGAGGGCTCAATGCGGTTCGCGGCCACCACGTTGCTTCGCGACGGGTTGATTTCTCTGGGGCTCGTTTTTATTTTGGGCATGGCGTTGGTCCGTATGATCGAAACCGCCCATCGTCGGAGTGAAGAGTCGTTGCGTGAGACGCGGGCGACCAATGAAAACCTCGGACGTCTGGTGGCGGAACGCACCTATGAATTGGAGACGGCTACGGAACTTGCCAACGAAGCCTCGCGGGCAAAGGGCGATTTCCTTGCCAACATGAGTCACGAAATCCGCACGCCGCTCAACGGCATCATCGCGTCCTCGGATCTCCTGCGGCGTCGCGATGATCTTTCTCCGGAGGCTGCGGAGCACGTGCGGCTCATCGCGGAGTCCGGAGAACTGTTGCTCAAACAACTCAGCGATATTCTGGATTTTTCAAAAATTGAATCCGGACAGTTTTCATTGGAAGCGCAGCCGGTGGAGGTGCCGGCACTCGTGACGGATTGCGTGACGCTGCTGGCTCCGAAGGCGGCGCAGGGAGGAATGCGCATCGAGTGTGTGCTGGGCGTGGATGTCCCGCCGTATTTGCAGGGCGACGGGTTTCGCCTGCGTCAGGTGCTGCTCAATCTTCTGTCGAATGCCATCAAGTTCACGCCGTCTGGCGGTGATGTGCGCATCACGGTCACGCAGGCCGGAAGTCATGCGTCGGTGGCGCAAATTCGTTTCGAGGTGCGTGACACCGGCATCGGCATGGATGAGTTCGCCATGAACCGGCTTTTCGAGCGTTTCACCCAGGCGGATTCGTCCACCACGAGGCGCTATGGCGGCACCGGACTGGGACTCGCGATCAGTTCGCGGATCGTAGGAATGATGGGCGGTCGTATCGAAGTGGAGAGTTCACCGGGCGTGGGGTCCGTGTTTTATTTCACCGTTCCTTTTGGCGTGATCACCGCGGCGGAAGGTGAATTGGACGTGCCGGCCCCGCAGGTTGTCCGCCTCGGCCTGAGCGTGCTGGTTGTGGAGGACAATGCCATGAACCTTAAAATTCTGGGGGCCCAGCTGACGGCGCTTGGCTGCACGCATAGCGTGGCCGTGGACGGAGTGGAGGCCTTGGCGGCGTTGAAGAAAGGACCGCTGCCCGACGTGATTTTGATGGATTGCCACATGCCCAACCTCGACGGGTGGGAAGCGACGCGCTGTATCCGCTCGTGGGGCGACAAAGCGGCGACGATTCCGATCATTGCGCTGACGGCAGCCGCACTGCCCGAAGAACGGGCGCGGTGCATGGAAGCCGGCATGAACGATTTTCTGTCCAAGCCGGTCAAACTTTCCGGACTGCAGCAGGCACTGAGGCCCTTCGTGCGGGCCGAGGAAGCATCGGGTGTGCGTCGAGTCTGATAAGCCGAAACGGCGGAGTCAGTTGAGCGCGGCCGTGCAGCCGGGCGAAGCCCGGTTACTTTTCCTTGTTCTGCGGAGCCGCCGGAGGAGGCGTGGTCGGCGTCTTCTTGAAGTTGGATTTCGGAAGCAGTTGCTTCTGATGATAGCGCTGCGTGGCCTTGAGATCTTTTTTCGATGGCATGTATTTGCCCATGACATATGGCCGTCGAAAATACCGGCGCGGGCAAATCAGAAATCGAGATGCTGAGATAAGGCATTTCGAAAAAGAAATTCCGGTGGCGGACGAAACGATCCCGGATTTTATTTAGTTGCATTTAATTGCATAAATAACACTCCCTTGAATCCAGTTTAATTCCTACCCCTATGCATACCCTGATTCGTGTTGGTTGCGCGCGGTTTCGCGGCACTCGTTTCGTGTTAATCGCTGCGCTGGCCGCGGCTTTTTGTCCTTTTATCCAAGCCGGTCCCGGGCGGACTGAGCTCGTCAAAGCCGGTTCAGGCTGGCAGCTCGTGCGCGACGGAAAGCCCTTTTTTATCAAGGGTGGTGGTGGCGGTGGTCCCAAGGACGTGCTGGCCCAGTCGGGCGGAAACTCGTTTCGCACGTGGGGCGTGGGCGACACAACTGCGGCGGAGCTCGAGGAAGCCAGGAAAAACGGGCTTACCGTTACGCTGGGCATCTGGCTCGGTGATAATCCGGAGGGAATCCGTCGAGGCATCGAAGAAAATCGCAAGGCGGTCCTGAAGTATAAAAACCATCCCGCGCTGCTGTGCTGGAGTATTGGCAACGAAATGGAATCGCATGGCCGCAACACACCTGAGTTGTGGAAAGCCATTCAGGAGCTTGCGGCGATGGTGAAGAAAACCGATCCGGATCATCCCACCATGACGGTGATCGCGGAGATCGGCGGACCGACTTTGGACAACATCAAGAAGTATTGTCCCGACATCGATATCGTGGGCATCAACACCTATGGAGGCGGTCCGTCCATCGGAGAACGCTACCGCAAAGCCGGCGTGGGCAAGCCGTATGTGATTACCGAATACGGTCCGCCCGGAACCTGGGAAATCGGCCGCAACGCCTTTGGCGCGGCCAATGAGCTCACCAGCACGGAAAAGGCCGCCTCCTATCGTTCGATTTATGAAAAGTCGGTGCTCGGCCAGCCCGGTATCTGCCTCGGCTCTTACGCATTCACCTGGGGTTTCAAACGCGAGGCCACGGCGACGTGGTATGGTTTGTTTTTGCCGGATAACGCGAAGCTTGCCGGCGTGGACGCACTGACCGAGCTGTGGTCGGGTAAACCGTCCAAATACCGGTGTCCGGTGATATCGCCGATAAAGATCCTGACGTCTGACCAAGCCAAGGGCGGCACGAACTTGCGGGCATCGGTCACGACCTCGGACCCGCAGAATGCGGCGCTCACCATCACCTGGTCGTTTATGAAGGAAATGGCCAACTATGACCTGACCGGCACCGGAGCCAAGGCGACCGCGGATCATTCGGCGGGCATTGTTAAAAACGGACTGACTTCGGTTGAGATTAAACTGCCGACGGAGCCCGGCGTCTACCGGCTCTATTGCCACGTTCATAATCCTTACAAATCCGCGGCCATTGCCTCTGCGCCGATCAAGGTAACCCGCTAATCAATTCGTGCTCCGACGCGCGGCCTGCGCTCGTTGTTGGAAACGCGCCAGCTTCATTTCTCCATGTTAACACGCGTCCTTGTATGGCGGTTGGGTGTAGTCATTGGCTGGATAGTTCCGGTAGCTCCGCTGGCTCTGATCGCGGCCCCCGAGATTGTTTCGGTGGGCAAGGGCTCGTATGCCTCCGAGCCGCCCCCCGATTCCGGAAAAGATGCCGCAGAGATGATCCGAAGATCCTTCCCGCTGGTGGATCCGTCTCTCGATCGTGCAATACCCACCAATAAATATTGGACGCATTTGTTGGAGGGGAAACCATCCGGTGAACTCTGGACATATCCGCTGCGTGTATCGCCGAAGGAAACCGGATTGGAGTTGTTTTTTCCAAAGGAGTGGAACGAGAAAGGCGAACTGAAGAGCAAGTCGAGGAATGATCTTTTCAGGATCGAGGGTGTTGATTTTCAAACCCGTTCGTTGCTCGTTAAAAACTGGGGCGATTGGACGCTGTCGTTTCGTCTGCCGCAGACCGAGGCGCGTTACCTCGATATCACGGTGGGCGAGGGCCTGCCTTGCGTATGGATCGAATCGAAGGGCGTGGATCTCAATCTGCGTCCCGGAGAGGACGCCGTTTTTATGGACGAGCGCGGAGGGGCTGCGGTTTTTCCTTTCACGGGAAATCGTCTGGTGGTCACCGCTTCCGGACGAACCTATGGGTTGTTTTTTACGCCGGGATCCCAGGTCACTCGCGACGCTGAGGGCCTGAGATTGAATTTTTCAGCCGGCGCGCGAGCATTTCTGACTGTCGGCGCATTGTCTGCACCGGAAGACCTGCCGCTGTTTGCCAGGACCGCGTATTCGATTCCTCGCGACAGTCGTATTGGTTGGGACTTTGACAGGGACAAGGGAAAGGTAACCACGACTTGGACGGTGAAGACGGAACCGCTGGTCGCCGGTAGTCCGGACACCGTGTTGCAGGGCTGGCTCGCTCATCACTGGCGCGACACGAAGCATGCGCTTAAACTGGAAGGGCCGGTTTATCTGACGCCACGCGGTGCGATGAAGACCTCCATCGGCAACGCGTTCAGTATCACCTATGACTTCGAGGGGATTCTGCCGTTTCTCCCGCCGCCGTCGAAACTCGGACTGCCCAATGATTATGATCCGGCGCGCATGGCGGGTCTGCTCGCGAATTGCGCCCAGAAAACGAAGTATGGGAAAGACACCTACTGGGGCGGGAAAGATCTCACGCGCTTCACCCAATACCTGCAGATGGCGCGTGAACTGAAAGATCCGGCTTATCCGGCTTTGCTGGCGTCGGCCAAAAAATCGATGGCTGATTGGCTCACGTATACTCCGGGAGAAACCGAGCATTATTTTGCGAAGTATTCGAACTGGCGTGCGTTAATCGGTTTCAATGGGAGCTACGGCTCCGAGCGTTTCAACGACCAGCATTTTCACTACGGTTATTTCACCTACGCCGGGGCACTGCTCGGAATGGAAGATCCGGCATTTTTGAAGGATTACGGTGAGATGCTCCGGCTTGTGGCGAAGCAATATGCCAACTGGGATCGGGCGGACACGCGGTTCCCGCTGTTTCGCACCTTTGATATCTGGGCCGGACATTCCTGGGCGGGAGGCACCGGTTCGCCGGGCGGAAACAACCAGGAGTCGACCTCGGAGGCGGTGCAGTCGTGGATCGGGATGTTTTATCTGGGGCTGATGATGGAAGATCCGGAGATGACCTCCGCCGCCGCGATGGGCTATGCCATGGAATCCCGTGCCACGATGGAGTATTGGTTCAATACGCACGGCGATGTGTTTTCGCCCAATTACCAGCATCCGGTCATCGGTGTGCTCTGGTCGGGTGGCCAGGTCTACGGCACGTATTTTACCGGTGATCCTGCGTGGATCTACGCGATTCAAACGCTCCCGCAATGTCCGGGGCTGGACTTTCTCGCGCGTAACGCGGTTCATGCGCGTGAACTTTATCACACGATGTTGGTGGCGCGAAAAGCCAAGGAGGGCAGCGATGATCTCGCGCGGATGGGCGATCTGGGGAGCGTGATGCTCGCGGTGGCTGCGCTCGTGGACAACGATTACGCCGTCGTCGAGTTCGACCGTCTGTGGGCGATGGGCTCCAAAAATGTGACCGCTCACGATGCCTCGGGCACCACTTACTATCAGGCACACGCTTACCGTAAACTCGGCCGGCGTCAGTTTGATGTTCGCATGAACATTCCGACCTCCTCGGTTTATTACAACGAGCGCACCAAGCTCGCCACCTTTGCCGCTTACAACCCGAAAAACCAGCCGATCACGGTCCAGGTTTCCAAGGCCGGAAAAGTCATCGGCACGTTCGTCGCCGCACCGCGTAAACTGACGACGGTAAACCGCCTCGATCCCGCGCCGTAGGTCGCCGTTGGCGTCGGATCAGGTGGGAACGTTTATGGATTTGCCTGCCCAAGTGACGCCGGTTTACGCACCCGCACGTGCAGAAAATACGCGGCGACCTGGGCGTCTTGCAGCGTAGGGTGGGCGAGAACGGTTTCGGCGGACGGACAGGGTTCGGACACGCGCTCGAGTGAGAAACCGGCGGCCACGATCAGGTTGAACCACTCGCTGATGGGGCGGTGAAAGCGGGGCACTTTAAATTTTGGCAGACGATCGCTGATGGCCTTGGGAGCGGCGCCGAAGATCCATTCATCGATCCGGCCGCGGGCATCGACGAAGTAATCGCCGACCTCGATGGCGTAGGTGATGCGATCCTCGTCACGGCAGTTGCGGCGATGCGGTGGGTTGAAACACGGATGCAGAATGGAGAACTGCAGGAAACCGCCGGGCTGTAGCACACGGAACGCCTCGGCCAGCACTTGATCGAGTTCGGGGATGTCATGCAGGCTCATGAAAGCCGTGGCGAAGGCGAAGGACGCCTCGGGAAACGGCAGTTGGACCGCGCTGGCTTCTTGATAGGTGATCCCGAGCGGTGCACGCGTCTCTTCGGCTTGGGCGTGACGGATAAATACCGGGGCGATGTCGATCGCGGTCATCGTAGCGCCGCGTCGCGCGACCAGCCGCGTATTGTGGCCTTCTCCGCAACCGATATCGATGCCGTGCAACCCGTCCACAGGCGGCAGCATTTCCAAGAATGCCGGAGTGTTGAGATGGTCGCGGTAAATGTCGTAACCGGCACGCGCCAGTTTCGACCAGGCCTCGGCGTTACCATTCCAAAAGTTCCCTGCAGTGACGTGATCCATGTGGAGACAGGGACTTCGTGAGACGCTCGAACCTTAGCGCATGGCTGGGCGTAATTCGCGGCGGAGTTCGCCGGCCAGAATCACTTGCTCGCGGCAGACGGCGCTGACGGCTTCCGGAGAATTGTCCGCAAGCGCCATGGTTTTGAATGAAACCGTGAGCGGAGTGCCGGCGGGGATTTTGGCGTTTTGGAGACGGCGCAGACAGAAGTCGCGCAAGTTGCCCGCTCGCGATTCCAGCACCAGATAGATGGTCTCGCCGGAGTCGCTTGGCGCGTAGATGACCGCGACGCCCAGAGCGGTCGGAGGCACGGCGGTGGCGATTTCAGACGCACTGCACGTGGTGAGCTCAAAACGTTTTTGCCAAGGGGAGGTTTTAGGATCCATTCGCGAGCGTCTTTTCTTCGGGCAGCCATGACAATGAGTTTATGTCACAACGGGGTTAAGCAGCCCCATGGGGCTTATACCTATGCTAGCGACTGGGGAACGGCCTGATACTCAACGGCTGGGGGAATCTGCTATCTTCTAGCTTATGAACACCCTACTTCTGATCATCGTTCTCTTGCTTCTTTTCGGCGGCGGCGGCTTTTATTTTGGCGGCCCTGCCATCGGTGGCGGCGGTATCGGCCTGATCCTGCTCATCCTCTTGATTGTCTATCTTGCCGGTGGTTTGCGCGGCGGGAAGTAATCTTCCCGTAGTCGTAGATAGATCTTTAAGCGGGTGAACCCATGGTTCACCCGCTTTTTGTTTGTGGCTTTAGAGAGAGCGCCACGGGCACCTGGTTTTCGAGCGGTGACCGTTCTTGTATGTTTCCAGAGGTGGGTTTTGCTGGGCGGGTCCATGTGCGCCGCATTTTCACCCGAAGAGGATCTGTTGTTTGAAAAAACGGGTGCCACCGTGCTTAAGCGTCTGCGCAAGACGCGCAATCCGGCCGATCTGCTGTCCGTGCTGACGAGCACACATAAGGAATTTGACCGCGCTTACGACACCGCTCCATCCGCCGCCAAAGACGCAGTGGCTTGCCGCGCCGGTTGCGATTCGTGCTGTCATGTTCCGGTGGGCGTGCAGGCGCATGAAGTGTTGATCGCCGCGCAGTATGTGCAGACCCATTCATCGCCCGTGGAGTTGGATGAGCTGATTGCCAAAACCGCCAATCATCGCGAGGCGTTCGCCGGACGTTCGAGTTTCGAGCGTATGAATATGCGCAAGCCGTGCGTGCTGTTGCGTGAAGGCAGTTGTTCGATTTATCCGGCGCGACCGGAAGCCTGCCGCTCCCATCACAGTCACAGTGCCGAAGCCTGCCGTGCGAACTTTGCGAGCGGGCGCGAGGATATCGACGTGTATATCCCTGGAGTGCGCGGACGCATGTTTGCGGTAATGCTCGCGATGGATCAGGCCGTGGCCGAGGCGGGTTACGATGGGCAGGCGTATGATTTTGGATCGGCGTTGCACGAAGCGCTTACCGACAGCTTGTGCGCGGTGCGCTGGGTGCAAAGACAGCCGGCGTTTCCCGATTCGTGTCGTGAGGCCTCGGAAGAGGGTGATGACGAAGAATCCGGCGTGATGCGCTCCGAGGGTTATTTTCAGTAATGCCAGTCGACGGTTCAGGCTCACTTCCGCGGGATCTCACCACGATCAACCGTGAGTTTTATGAAGCGTTGTGGGCCGAGACTTACCTCGAGCAGCCGGAACGGTTTAATACGTGGCCGTTGGTGTCCGGCTTGTTGCCGCAAGCGCCGATGCGACTCGAATTAGGGCCGGGATTGCGTCCGCGACTGCCGGTGACGGGAACACATTTTGTCGATCTCAGTGAGACGGCGGTCAAACAACTGACCGCGCTCGGCGGACGGGCGAAGGTGGGACAGATTACGGCGCTGACGTTCGAAGCAGAGCAGTTTGATCTGGTGGCGGCGTTTGATGTGATCGAGCACGCGGAGGACGACCGGCGGGTCTTTGCGGAGCTCACGCGTGTGCTGAAAAAAGGAGGCGTGCTGCTGTGTTCGATTCCTTTGCATACGAAGCATTGGACGACCTTCGATGCGTGTGTCGGGCACGCGCGACGCTACGATCCGAGCGAATTGAAGGCACTGCTGGCTGATCACGGATTGGTGGTCGAGCAAAGTGCGGTGTTCGGCATGCAGCCCAACAACTCGTGGTTGTTGGATTATGGCGTGCGCATGCTCACTCAACACCGGCGGAAGGCGATGCGTTGGTATAACCGCGTGTTCATGCCGCTGGGCATGTTGTTTCAGAAGAAGCTGAGGTTTACAGCCGGCCTGATGAATACCGAAGGCGTCCACGAGGTGGCCTTGGTATGCCGGAAGAAATAAACTCAGGCGTTGATCAGGGCTTTGACCTGTGTGCCGAGCAGCTCGATGGCGCGCAGCATTTGAGGGTGGGGAAGCGAGGCGACGCTCATCTGAAAACTGAGGCGATCAATTCCGCCGAGTGATTCGCTGACGGAGCGGATCTTGGTGGCGACGGCCTGTGGGTCTCCGACAAGCAGGGCACCGGTGGGGCCGAGCAGTGCGTCGAACTGGCGGCGCGTCACCGGTGGCCAGCCACGCTCGCGGCCGATCTCGGTGAAGGCACGCGCGTAGCCGGGGAAAAACTCATCGGCAGCCTGTTGGGTGGTATCGGCGACATAGCCGAGCATGTGAAGACCGACGCGTAACTGTGCTGGCGCATGGCCGGCTTGCGCACCGGCTTTGCGGTATAAATCGATCAGCGGGCGGAACCGATGGGGTTCTCCGCCGATGATCGCGACCATGAGTGGCAGGCCGAGTTCTCCGGCCCGCATAAAGGATGCCGGCGTGCCACCGACGCCGAGCCAGATTGGCAATGATGCCTGCAGCGGACGGGGAAAAACGCCCTGGTGGTCCAAGGCGGCGCGATGGTTTCCAGCCCAGGTGATCG
This portion of the Rariglobus hedericola genome encodes:
- a CDS encoding class I SAM-dependent DNA methyltransferase, giving the protein MPVDGSGSLPRDLTTINREFYEALWAETYLEQPERFNTWPLVSGLLPQAPMRLELGPGLRPRLPVTGTHFVDLSETAVKQLTALGGRAKVGQITALTFEAEQFDLVAAFDVIEHAEDDRRVFAELTRVLKKGGVLLCSIPLHTKHWTTFDACVGHARRYDPSELKALLADHGLVVEQSAVFGMQPNNSWLLDYGVRMLTQHRRKAMRWYNRVFMPLGMLFQKKLRFTAGLMNTEGVHEVALVCRKK
- a CDS encoding glycosyl hydrolase; this encodes MLTRVLVWRLGVVIGWIVPVAPLALIAAPEIVSVGKGSYASEPPPDSGKDAAEMIRRSFPLVDPSLDRAIPTNKYWTHLLEGKPSGELWTYPLRVSPKETGLELFFPKEWNEKGELKSKSRNDLFRIEGVDFQTRSLLVKNWGDWTLSFRLPQTEARYLDITVGEGLPCVWIESKGVDLNLRPGEDAVFMDERGGAAVFPFTGNRLVVTASGRTYGLFFTPGSQVTRDAEGLRLNFSAGARAFLTVGALSAPEDLPLFARTAYSIPRDSRIGWDFDRDKGKVTTTWTVKTEPLVAGSPDTVLQGWLAHHWRDTKHALKLEGPVYLTPRGAMKTSIGNAFSITYDFEGILPFLPPPSKLGLPNDYDPARMAGLLANCAQKTKYGKDTYWGGKDLTRFTQYLQMARELKDPAYPALLASAKKSMADWLTYTPGETEHYFAKYSNWRALIGFNGSYGSERFNDQHFHYGYFTYAGALLGMEDPAFLKDYGEMLRLVAKQYANWDRADTRFPLFRTFDIWAGHSWAGGTGSPGGNNQESTSEAVQSWIGMFYLGLMMEDPEMTSAAAMGYAMESRATMEYWFNTHGDVFSPNYQHPVIGVLWSGGQVYGTYFTGDPAWIYAIQTLPQCPGLDFLARNAVHARELYHTMLVARKAKEGSDDLARMGDLGSVMLAVAALVDNDYAVVEFDRLWAMGSKNVTAHDASGTTYYQAHAYRKLGRRQFDVRMNIPTSSVYYNERTKLATFAAYNPKNQPITVQVSKAGKVIGTFVAAPRKLTTVNRLDPAP
- a CDS encoding LLM class flavin-dependent oxidoreductase, coding for MQLGLDSFVAVRPDPVTGITPSPVERFQQLLEEITLADQSGLDVFGIGEHHRHDFLDSSPAVILGAAAALTRRIRLASAVTVLSADDPVRVFQDFATIDLISQGRAEIVAGRGSFVEAYPLFGLDLEDYDSLFKEKLQLLLKLRAENPITWAGNHRAALDHQGVFPRPLQASLPIWLGVGGTPASFMRAGELGLPLMVAIIGGEPHRFRPLIDLYRKAGAQAGHAPAQLRVGLHMLGYVADTTQQAADEFFPGYARAFTEIGRERGWPPVTRRQFDALLGPTGALLVGDPQAVATKIRSVSESLGGIDRLSFQMSVASLPHPQMLRAIELLGTQVKALINA
- a CDS encoding DUF3309 domain-containing protein, with amino-acid sequence MNTLLLIIVLLLLFGGGGFYFGGPAIGGGGIGLILLILLIVYLAGGLRGGK
- a CDS encoding class I SAM-dependent methyltransferase; this encodes MDHVTAGNFWNGNAEAWSKLARAGYDIYRDHLNTPAFLEMLPPVDGLHGIDIGCGEGHNTRLVARRGATMTAIDIAPVFIRHAQAEETRAPLGITYQEASAVQLPFPEASFAFATAFMSLHDIPELDQVLAEAFRVLQPGGFLQFSILHPCFNPPHRRNCRDEDRITYAIEVGDYFVDARGRIDEWIFGAAPKAISDRLPKFKVPRFHRPISEWFNLIVAAGFSLERVSEPCPSAETVLAHPTLQDAQVAAYFLHVRVRKPASLGQANP
- a CDS encoding YkgJ family cysteine cluster protein, translating into MCAAFSPEEDLLFEKTGATVLKRLRKTRNPADLLSVLTSTHKEFDRAYDTAPSAAKDAVACRAGCDSCCHVPVGVQAHEVLIAAQYVQTHSSPVELDELIAKTANHREAFAGRSSFERMNMRKPCVLLREGSCSIYPARPEACRSHHSHSAEACRANFASGREDIDVYIPGVRGRMFAVMLAMDQAVAEAGYDGQAYDFGSALHEALTDSLCAVRWVQRQPAFPDSCREASEEGDDEESGVMRSEGYFQ